A genomic window from Leptospira ryugenii includes:
- a CDS encoding 50S ribosomal protein L11 methyltransferase — protein MEYREIKVSLPKEHSDILYALLDELQVAGYYEILFDGESPKEPNQGLIKDFTNIRIYLLREDIEKELQILIFLKANFPEQLSFETRFIETRDYEEAYKEYYKPFSIGKKIWVIPTWEKNEPKVINLWKDQDGIPLFINPGVAFGTGHHETTKLILEYLDELREKDKFAFPTVADLGTGSGILSIGLAKLGSKKIFALDIDPNAVKAAWSNWQDNDFTKEISFRVEESGLDHSLCFESQFDLIIANITFAVLSQNIRHLAKMKSKRFIFSGIITEKKDDFILLLQSHLPGKLIHQKEWNEWWVLDWERNA, from the coding sequence CTGGAATACCGCGAAATCAAAGTTAGTCTACCCAAGGAACATTCAGATATCTTATATGCTCTCTTGGATGAGCTACAGGTTGCTGGGTATTATGAAATCCTTTTTGATGGTGAATCCCCAAAAGAGCCAAACCAAGGTCTTATAAAAGATTTTACAAACATCCGAATTTATTTGCTTAGAGAGGATATTGAAAAAGAACTCCAAATACTAATCTTCTTGAAAGCCAATTTCCCGGAACAATTGAGTTTTGAGACACGTTTCATAGAAACAAGAGATTATGAAGAGGCGTACAAAGAGTACTACAAGCCATTCTCTATTGGAAAAAAAATTTGGGTGATACCAACTTGGGAGAAAAATGAACCAAAGGTCATAAACCTATGGAAAGACCAAGATGGGATTCCCCTATTTATCAATCCTGGAGTCGCTTTTGGAACAGGACACCATGAGACAACAAAACTGATTTTAGAATATCTGGATGAACTCAGAGAAAAAGATAAGTTCGCATTCCCGACAGTTGCTGATTTGGGGACAGGGAGTGGCATCCTTTCGATAGGTTTAGCAAAGCTAGGAAGTAAAAAAATCTTTGCCTTGGATATTGATCCAAATGCAGTGAAAGCAGCATGGTCCAATTGGCAAGACAATGACTTTACAAAAGAGATCTCGTTTCGAGTAGAAGAATCTGGTTTAGACCACTCTCTCTGTTTTGAGAGTCAGTTTGATCTCATCATCGCAAACATAACCTTTGCAGTACTTTCACAAAATATACGTCATTTGGCAAAGATGAAATCAAAACGATTTATTTTTTCGGGAATCATCACCGAAAAAAAAGACGATTTCATTCTATTGCTACAGAGCCATCTACCTGGAAAACTCATACACCAAAAAGAATGGAATGAGTGGTGGGTATTGGATTGGGAACGCAATGCCTAA
- a CDS encoding helix-turn-helix domain-containing protein, translating into MATKLEPAEDDKDFSLSESGDYITEVVKENLKLIRHTKGFSLDKLANRCGVSRAMLSQIEQGKSVPTISVLWKIANGLSVPFSELLKEKDQDGVHVLKAENSKVLFSNSKVFASRALFPFLGNRKTEFYELVLKPGGHEVAEPHKTGTTENIVVVSGKLRLRVGEKVVELEPRDSVFFKADVAHEYSNPTDQETLMYLVMDYTDEVG; encoded by the coding sequence ATGGCCACTAAACTTGAACCCGCAGAAGATGACAAAGATTTCAGCTTATCCGAATCGGGGGATTATATAACGGAAGTCGTCAAAGAGAACTTAAAGCTCATCCGCCATACCAAGGGCTTCTCCCTGGACAAATTGGCAAACCGCTGCGGTGTCAGCCGTGCCATGCTATCTCAAATTGAACAAGGCAAATCGGTGCCTACCATCTCAGTTCTCTGGAAAATTGCGAATGGTTTGAGCGTTCCATTTTCAGAACTCCTAAAAGAAAAAGACCAAGATGGAGTGCATGTCTTAAAAGCGGAAAATTCCAAGGTATTGTTTTCAAACTCAAAGGTCTTTGCTAGCCGTGCCCTCTTCCCCTTTTTGGGAAACCGTAAAACAGAATTTTATGAACTCGTGCTAAAGCCTGGCGGACATGAAGTTGCGGAGCCTCACAAAACTGGCACCACAGAAAACATTGTCGTTGTTTCTGGTAAACTTAGGCTTCGCGTTGGTGAAAAGGTTGTGGAACTAGAACCAAGAGATTCTGTTTTTTTTAAGGCTGATGTCGCTCATGAATATTCAAATCCAACTGACCAGGAGACTTTGATGTATCTAGTCATGGATTATACCGACGAAGTAGGCTAA
- the rsmI gene encoding 16S rRNA (cytidine(1402)-2'-O)-methyltransferase, which produces MSPKLVLVSNHIGNEKDLPPRTKELLQSADLIIGEEARTTSTLLKKLGIEKDFILFNEHSDKQETEDLLTRLLNTALACMISDSGSPGIEDPAKKLVPLAWEYGIQVSVGPGPTAAMAALTASGFQSSPFLFLGFLPKEQRVREQELKRYLSLGMTLVLYETAYRTKHVLESLSKIVPGDRRIFLHLDISTEYETSYRGTAKEVLSRAKLHNKSLPVFVIEEKKTGRQR; this is translated from the coding sequence TTGTCACCAAAGCTTGTCTTAGTTTCTAACCACATTGGTAACGAAAAAGATTTACCACCGCGTACGAAAGAACTTCTACAAAGTGCTGACCTGATCATCGGAGAGGAGGCAAGGACAACTTCCACTTTGCTAAAAAAGTTAGGCATAGAAAAGGACTTTATCCTCTTTAACGAACACAGCGACAAACAGGAAACAGAGGATCTGCTTACTAGGTTATTGAATACAGCTCTTGCCTGTATGATATCGGACTCTGGCAGTCCTGGAATAGAAGACCCAGCCAAAAAATTGGTGCCTCTTGCCTGGGAATACGGGATCCAAGTGAGTGTGGGCCCAGGACCAACTGCAGCGATGGCTGCCCTTACAGCATCTGGATTCCAAAGTTCACCCTTTTTGTTCCTTGGTTTTTTACCCAAAGAACAAAGGGTACGGGAACAAGAACTGAAACGATACCTATCTCTCGGAATGACTTTAGTTTTGTATGAAACAGCTTACAGAACCAAACACGTGCTAGAATCACTTTCCAAAATTGTTCCAGGAGACAGGCGGATTTTTTTGCACCTAGACATTTCAACTGAATATGAAACGAGCTACCGAGGAACGGCCAAAGAAGTGCTTTCACGAGCCAAATTGCACAACAAATCCCTTCCTGTTTTTGTCATCGAAGAGAAAAAGACAGGCAGACAACGATAA
- a CDS encoding HAD family hydrolase, whose amino-acid sequence MKQGLEKKRWSDEVFSFLTQRIPDRPGLACFDFDNTLIHNDFGERLMEAIVKEGMPFLPKDLSHYFQDTAFWKDHHTKPLAEKEVRLWEEYSHRLKEDGVESAYRWTSFLFQGFSISEFNSFSRVKWNEVSRKKDALAVFPQPEMLDLIAFLQMYNWEIYVVTASPELGIRAIISFFGLEESKVLGMKQTLDENQKTTAEIIEPYTYGDGKVKAIQHFIGKTPDLAFGDSMNDYPMLCYAKKGIGIDKGSLEFRTACQKSGLLLQPFFEA is encoded by the coding sequence GTGAAACAGGGTTTGGAAAAGAAAAGGTGGTCGGATGAGGTTTTCTCTTTTTTAACACAGCGTATCCCAGATCGCCCGGGTTTAGCTTGTTTCGATTTTGATAATACGCTCATCCACAATGATTTTGGGGAAAGGCTTATGGAGGCCATTGTCAAGGAAGGTATGCCTTTTTTGCCCAAGGATCTTTCTCACTACTTCCAAGATACAGCCTTCTGGAAGGACCACCATACAAAACCCCTAGCTGAAAAAGAAGTTCGTCTCTGGGAAGAGTATAGCCACCGACTAAAGGAAGATGGAGTCGAGAGTGCCTACCGTTGGACCTCTTTTTTATTCCAAGGATTTTCGATTTCCGAATTTAATTCCTTTAGCCGAGTAAAATGGAATGAAGTAAGCAGAAAAAAAGATGCTTTAGCTGTGTTTCCCCAACCTGAAATGTTAGATCTCATTGCTTTTTTACAAATGTATAATTGGGAGATTTATGTAGTGACTGCCTCTCCTGAATTGGGAATCAGAGCTATCATCTCTTTTTTTGGCTTGGAAGAATCAAAAGTTTTGGGAATGAAACAAACATTAGACGAAAATCAAAAAACAACCGCTGAAATCATAGAACCGTATACCTATGGAGATGGAAAAGTAAAGGCTATACAACACTTCATTGGCAAAACACCAGACCTTGCATTCGGAGATAGTATGAACGATTATCCAATGTTATGCTATGCAAAAAAAGGAATTGGTATTGATAAAGGCTCATTAGAGTTTCGGACTGCATGCCAAAAAAGTGGCCTACTTCTCCAACCTTTTTTTGAGGCGTAG
- a CDS encoding M23 family metallopeptidase, translated as MKRKRSMFSVLGAILLVVSVSAFAAYQKKRNEPVYLDNHVFQRYQNYWGVWINFKTERKTLEEKVAELGSDWEDVIALNALSEKEKNAPKRFLFLPYGAEYAESLEKQGQFREAIESQIDQFIWPVLPNSRTKITSRIGRRWNSLHTGVDIAIPRESIVLAAADGVVEIAGRSGDYGNTVKIYHNEMNHFHTVYGHNTEVLVKAGDIVKKGQIIAFSGNTGKSTGPHVHFEVRYHNVYLNPENFLSPFEEGLNTSAVSVAKN; from the coding sequence ATGAAACGAAAAAGATCAATGTTCAGTGTATTGGGTGCCATCCTACTCGTCGTGAGTGTTTCAGCATTCGCCGCCTACCAAAAGAAGCGAAATGAGCCCGTTTATCTAGACAACCATGTATTCCAGAGATACCAAAACTATTGGGGAGTCTGGATCAATTTCAAAACAGAAAGAAAGACCTTGGAAGAGAAAGTTGCCGAACTAGGTTCCGATTGGGAAGACGTCATTGCCCTCAATGCCCTTTCCGAGAAAGAGAAAAATGCCCCAAAGCGTTTCCTCTTCCTCCCCTATGGCGCAGAATATGCTGAATCCTTAGAGAAACAGGGACAATTCCGAGAGGCCATCGAATCCCAAATCGACCAATTCATCTGGCCTGTACTACCCAATAGCAGAACCAAAATCACCTCCAGGATTGGCCGCCGCTGGAATTCCTTACACACAGGTGTGGACATTGCCATCCCCCGAGAGTCGATCGTACTAGCTGCCGCTGATGGCGTTGTAGAGATCGCAGGGAGAAGCGGAGACTACGGCAATACCGTGAAGATCTACCATAACGAAATGAACCATTTCCATACCGTCTACGGACACAACACCGAGGTCTTGGTAAAGGCGGGTGATATCGTGAAAAAAGGACAGATCATCGCTTTCTCTGGAAACACAGGAAAGTCCACAGGTCCCCATGTCCATTTTGAAGTGCGCTACCACAATGTGTATCTCAACCCCGAAAATTTCTTAAGCCCATTTGAAGAAGGACTCAATACCAGCGCAGTCAGTGTAGCGAAGAATTAG